GTGACAATGAGGAGTCCAACATCTCTTGCAGGGAGAAATCGCTTCTCATATTGCTCAAAATTCATCTTTTTAACCGAAGTTCGTGGTTTGATAACACCGCACCTGTTGATCTTTCCTCGCAATCCCACAACAAAGATCCCGCTCTTGCCATCATCCACAAACTCAAAGTCCTTCACGTACCCTGCTTCCTCCATTACTTTGAGGACCGCACCTATGAGCTTTGAGGCTGGTTTAATAACACACGAGGACTTTCCTGTGTTCTCTGCATTTTTAATACATGACATCGCATTTGCCAGTGGATCTAAGAGCATTCCAATCACCTTTGTTATTAATTATACTTCTCGAATCCCATCTTCTTTGCTATCTCTCTGAAGCACTGTCTGCAGAGATAGATATCGTACTTGCGAACCAGCCCCTGCTTACGTCCGCAACGCCTGCATTCGTTAGCACCTCGTCCAAACTTCGTTCTCAATCAATCACCCGATTATCTTAGGATAGCTAATATCTAATCTTCTTTAAAAGTTTAACTGAGAAAGAGAGTAGATGTCCAATGGCACATGATCTCTTTCCAGAAGCCCTGGTCTCGGATCGCGTGATTGCACGCCTCAGATCATCGCCCTCAAAAGATGTCCATGCGCACCCAATCTCAAAACCTGCGTGTGCATCACTCCCGCCAACAGTGGCAATTTCTTCCCGTCGTCCAAATGCTGCCGCCTCTCTGTTGAATCTATCAAGAACACACCTTGCATTTATCGCCTCGATCGCGTCAATTCTGTCTCTGAATCGAGAAGGATCAATTCCCTTTCTGAACCGATCGAATGGATGAGGCACAATTACTATTCCACCCTGATCTTTTATCGCGTCAATCACCTCTTCGGTGCGATTTGATCCATCGATCTCTTCTGTTAAAAATAACCCGATAACCTCTCCATGATCTGTTGCAAACTCACATCCACAGATTATCTCAAGATCAGGGACCTTAAGGCGTTCTGCAAGCGTTCCACCTCTTATTGTGTTGTGATCTGTTATTGCAATGCCATCAAGCCCCTGCCTCAATGCAATCTCGATAATCTCTTCAATCTCAAGCCTGCCATCTGGTGAATACTTCGAGTGGATGTGAAGATCGTATCTCATAGGCGTATCTGATCAGATGGAAAGTTAGTAAGGTTCTCAGATCCGTTTGCTCGCACAAGAATCATATCCTCGATCCTGACACCACCCACAGACGGAATGTAAAGTCCTGGTTCAATCGTTATGACATTTCCGGCCTGGAGTGTATATTCGTTTTCACCGATAACGGGATCTTCATGGAGCGACAACCCAACACCATGACCTGTCAAATGTATAAAACCCGATCTTGACTTTTTCCGGAGTGTTCCATACCCCCTTGCTTCAAACGTGTCATTGACAGTACTGTGTATCTCTGAAGCGTCAACACCTGCCTTTACCATTCCAATTGCACGCTTTTTTGCATCAAGCACCGTCTCATACATCTCGAGCACCTCTTTTGCAGGCTCACCCACGAGAACTGTTCTTGTCATATCTGCGTGGTAACGAGTGCGCATATCACGTGGAAATATATCGATAACGATCGGTTCATTCAACAATAGCTTGCCTGAGCCTGTTGAGTGGGGGTCTGCTGCATCTCTCCCGCATGCCACGATCGGTTCCTCTGACTCACAACCCTCATCTATCAGAATATGCAGGATCTTCTTTTTCACCATCTCTGAGGTCAGAAGACCATCTCGCATCTTTGATGAGCCGATGAGTTCAATTGCAGCCTTCATGGCGATCGTTGTTGCCTGCTGTACGCTTTTTATCGATTCAATCTCATCCTCGCGCTTTACCGCCCTCTGTTCTTTCATCAGATCTGAAATAATAAGTTTTATCCCGGCATCGCGTAGTTTGTCGCCAAGATAGATCGAAAAGTTCTTTTCCACGAAAACATCACTGAGACCCTTTTCTTCAAGGAGTTTCACGATCACAGACCCGATATCATGATGCTTTACGTCAGCGTAGTCTGAGATTGAGCGTACATCTTTGATGCGTGACTCTTTCTCTGCTCGACCAAATTCAAGGGTGGAGACGATAATTATTTCTTCATCCTTCCCATCGCCAAGATAGATAAATGGGTCTGCTGCGAGAAAGTGTGTGAGGTAATACATATTCTGGTTGTGGATGCTATCTCCAAACAGGAGCATCCATTTTCTTTCTTTGCTCATATGTGATCCAGCCTGACTCTTTTTAGTTCGTAGTTTAAAAGATCGATCTTTATCGCATCCGGGGCAAAAAGTGGATGCCCTATCCCTGTTAAAAGTTTGACCGCTTCAAACGACTGGATCGATCGCATCATAGAGGTCAAAGAAGGGTTTAGAATGATCGGATCCGGTATATCCACCTCCTCAAAGCGCATGCCATCTGGCAGGAATGTGGTAATAAGTCCTGCGGTTATAAATGGAATGCCGAGCTCCCGTGTTGCAATTGCGGCACGTCTCTGATTGCAGAATCCGATCACAAGATCTACGCCACGCAGTTCATGCTTGAACTCATCAACGGTATCTGGCATCTTTCTCACCTTTATGCATATCTTCTCAGTGAGTGGTTTGTACGTGGCGAACCTTCCGAGATCCTCTTTTTTGAAGAAAGTATCCATGTAGATGTGATTTAACTCAACTACAACGTCGAGTACCCTTATCTCCTTGAAATACCACCGCTGGAGAAGTTCCACGATGACCCCACCACCGATAACGCCCACTCGTGCATTCTTGAGATAGTGTAGCTGCTTCGGTGTTAGGCTTGAGACAAACTCCTTCTCATACATCGTGTATCTCCTGAAAGGGATGGACCGGTCGGGATTTGAACCCGAGGCCTCTACCATGCCAAGGTAGCGATCTACCCCTGATCTACCGGCCCTTTGATGGGATTACGCACCCATCACCTGTTCACGCTCTTTGAAGAGATCGACGATCTTCTCTGGTGGACCGATCTCAATGAGCTTCCCCCCACTCATCAGTATCGCACGATCGCAGACTCGTTTCACAAAGTCTGTGTCATGGGACATGATGATGTAGGTCTGATTTAACTCTTTCCTTGACCGGAGGATCGCTTTTATTACATCGTTCAGTGTGATTGGGTCGATTGTGCCTGTTGGTTCATCCAGGATCAGGATTTCTGGCTCGGTCATAAGCCCCCGTGCAAGGGCTATCCTGTGCTGCTCACCGACACCAAGCTCATCTGGCATTGCATCCAGAATGCTATCGATTTTATTTTCATCAAATCCAACCATCTTCAGGATCTCGCCTGCCTTCATACGTGCGATCTCTGCTGGCAGCTTGATTCCGATCGAGTCAGTCAGATTTTTAACAACGGTGCTGTGCGGGTAAAGCCCATATTCCTGATGAAGTATAGAGATGTAGGGGGTTGCCCTTCCTCGCCCATATTCACCAGGTATGTTCATATCGATCCAGTCGTCCCCGATGCGCACCAAAATCCTACCCGAGGATGTTGTCTGCAGCCCTGCAATCATCTTGCCAAGTGTGGTTTTTCCTGCACCGCTCACACCAACGATCCCGAATATCTCACCCTCGTTGATCGTCAGATTAAGATTGCTGACTGCATGAACCATGCCACCACGATCCGCAACATAGAAGCTCTTGCTACAATTTTCTATCTTCACCTTCGGCAGTTCAGAAACAACCGCCCCCCGCTCAAACTCCTCCTGATCGCCCATGAGCATGCCAGATATATCAGTTGTCCTGCCAGCAGCAATGATCTTTCCATCCTGCAGGACAATTCCGTGATCGGTCAGTTCTTCGAGTGCATGCAACCAGTGAGATGTTACGACCATTGTCATTCCATTCTCAATCTCCTGCCTGAGGACACGGTGGACGGTATCAGCGGTGATCGGATCGAGCGTGCCTGTTGGTTCATCAGCATAAAGTGTGATCGGATCGAGTGCGAGCGCTCTTGCAAGCACCACCCGTTGTTTTTCACCACCGCTGAGATCCCTTGCAATGTGAAGACTCCTGTGAACAAGTTCAACACGCTTTAAAAGCTGCATTATCTTCAAAACACGCTTTTCTTTTGGATAATTGATATCTTTGAGTGCTTCCTCGATATTCCTGATGACGGGCGACTCGCCATAGATTGCGAACGTGCGCTGGGTCATCATTGAGAGGCGATTGTGGAGGTTATGATAAAGCTGTTTGTCACAGCCCCAGAGGTCTATTTCTTTGTACTCAAGTATCCTGCCACACTTTGGACACGCTTCTCCTACCCTGCTCGGTGGTTCAATCCATCCACATTCACTATGGGGGCATATCGCAACGTTATAGATGATGCTTCCTTTTTCTGGTTTGTATTCTTTTGTACCACGCATTGCATGCATCAAAACAGACTTACCTGATCCGCTTTTTCCAAGTATCCCAAAACCTTCACCCTCTCTAATCGTAAAATTAATATCATCAAGGACCGGTGAATCTCCCATCTGGATGTGCAATCCTTCGACCCTGATAAAATCATTATTTTTTGACATTCAAAAGTCCTCCATCTATTCACCAAAAATAACAGGAAAGTTCTACATAAACTTTTGGATTTATCTCGATTCACAACCCAATTGGAAGGTTCTTCAAAAGATATTTATACCGCCACGGTGAACTAATCCAGTATGAGGGATCGCTTTATTTGTTGAATCTGTCAGATTCTTTGATACAACACTAAGAGACGGTGAACAGACACCCGGTGTTACACTGGTCGCAGAGGATAAGGTCAAAATCGCAACAGCTCTTGCAGATATCGGTGTCGATGTGATAGAAGCAGGTTCTGCTGCAACATCAGCCGGGGAGCGGGATGGAATCAAAGCAGTGGTTGAAGCGGATCTTGGTTGCGAGATCTCGACCTTCACACGAATGCTGAAAAAGGACGTGGACTATGCCCTGGAGTGTGATGTGGATTCGATACACCTTGTTGTGCCCGTATCAGATCTTCACATAAAAGAGAAGCTCAGAAAGGATCGGGATTATGTGATTGCTGTTGCAGGAGAGGTTGCTGATTATGCAAGAGATCATGGGCTGCTCGTTGAACTTAGCGGAGAAGATGCGTCAAGAGCAGATCTGGGATTTGTGGGTGAGCTTTTTAGAACCGTTAAATCCGATCGGATTTGCTTCTGTGATACCGTTGGAATTCTCACGCCTGAACGGGTCGATGAGGTGGTCGATGCACTCAAGGGGATTGCCCCGCTCAATCTTCACTGTCACAACGATCTTGGACTTGCAACTGCGAACTCTGTGAGGGCGATCCTCAAAGGTGCAAATGGGGTTCATGTAACGGTC
This genomic window from Candidatus Syntrophoarchaeum caldarius contains:
- a CDS encoding 30S ribosomal protein S8 — encoded protein: MLLDPLANAMSCIKNAENTGKSSCVIKPASKLIGAVLKVMEEAGYVKDFEFVDDGKSGIFVVGLRGKINRCGVIKPRTSVKKMNFEQYEKRFLPARDVGLLIVTTPEGVMSHIKSKEREIGGSLLAYVY
- a CDS encoding metal-dependent phosphoesterase; protein product: MRYDLHIHSKYSPDGRLEIEEIIEIALRQGLDGIAITDHNTIRGGTLAERLKVPDLEIICGCEFATDHGEVIGLFLTEEIDGSNRTEEVIDAIKDQGGIVIVPHPFDRFRKGIDPSRFRDRIDAIEAINARCVLDRFNREAAAFGRREEIATVGGSDAHAGFEIGCAWTSFEGDDLRRAITRSETRASGKRSCAIGHLLSFSVKLLKKIRY
- a CDS encoding Xaa-Pro dipeptidase, producing MSKERKWMLLFGDSIHNQNMYYLTHFLAADPFIYLGDGKDEEIIIVSTLEFGRAEKESRIKDVRSISDYADVKHHDIGSVIVKLLEEKGLSDVFVEKNFSIYLGDKLRDAGIKLIISDLMKEQRAVKREDEIESIKSVQQATTIAMKAAIELIGSSKMRDGLLTSEMVKKKILHILIDEGCESEEPIVACGRDAADPHSTGSGKLLLNEPIVIDIFPRDMRTRYHADMTRTVLVGEPAKEVLEMYETVLDAKKRAIGMVKAGVDASEIHSTVNDTFEARGYGTLRKKSRSGFIHLTGHGVGLSLHEDPVIGENEYTLQAGNVITIEPGLYIPSVGGVRIEDMILVRANGSENLTNFPSDQIRL
- a CDS encoding ABC transporter, ATP-binding protein, with the translated sequence MSKNNDFIRVEGLHIQMGDSPVLDDINFTIREGEGFGILGKSGSGKSVLMHAMRGTKEYKPEKGSIIYNVAICPHSECGWIEPPSRVGEACPKCGRILEYKEIDLWGCDKQLYHNLHNRLSMMTQRTFAIYGESPVIRNIEEALKDINYPKEKRVLKIMQLLKRVELVHRSLHIARDLSGGEKQRVVLARALALDPITLYADEPTGTLDPITADTVHRVLRQEIENGMTMVVTSHWLHALEELTDHGIVLQDGKIIAAGRTTDISGMLMGDQEEFERGAVVSELPKVKIENCSKSFYVADRGGMVHAVSNLNLTINEGEIFGIVGVSGAGKTTLGKMIAGLQTTSSGRILVRIGDDWIDMNIPGEYGRGRATPYISILHQEYGLYPHSTVVKNLTDSIGIKLPAEIARMKAGEILKMVGFDENKIDSILDAMPDELGVGEQHRIALARGLMTEPEILILDEPTGTIDPITLNDVIKAILRSRKELNQTYIIMSHDTDFVKRVCDRAILMSGGKLIEIGPPEKIVDLFKEREQVMGA